The following nucleotide sequence is from Salvia splendens isolate huo1 chromosome 2, SspV2, whole genome shotgun sequence.
GTATGGGAGGGACCCACCAATGTTGGTGGCGTCCCCACCGTCGGCTGCCACGCCCCCTAAGTTGGCAGATTTGATACAGCAGAGAGGGAAGTTGCTTACGGAATTGCGTGTGAATCATGACTGTGCTCAGCAACGGATGTGCGAGGCGGTGAATAAGCACAGGATGCACGTGGAATTTGAGGTTGGGGACATGGTGTGGCTGAAACTCCAGCCTTACCGCCAACACTCCGTGGCCAAGCCGCTTTCGGCCAAGTTAGCCAGACGTTTCTACGGCCGTTATGAGGTGTTGCAGCGCGTGGGGCCAGTGGCGTACCGTCTGCGCCTGCCGGAAGGGAGCAGAATTCATGACTTTTTTCACGTCAGTCTACTTCGTGAATTCGTGGCGGGTGATGAGGGATCGATTCCGCGGATGGAGTTTCTAGCGGCCTTCGTAGGGAGCAGGCCAGTGGTGACTCCTTTGGCTTTGTGGATTCACAAGTGTTGTGGCATGACGACAAACCGACGGAACACGTGCTGGTGTGGTGGTCTGATGGGACAGACTCGCCGTCGTGGGAGCCAATCGATGTGATCAGACGGCGTTTCCCGAATCTCCCCCTTGAGGTCAAGGAGGCTGATAACTAGGGAGGAGTTGATAAGGACACTCCGAGAATACAGGATGAGGAACCGCCCGCAGAAGAGGTAGCATCGGCGACGGCCAAGAAGACATGGAAGCAGAGGCAACGGAAGAAGAACGCGAACAATGCAGAGGCAAGATCGTTGAGGCCGAGGGATCGAATCAAGCCACCGCAGAAGCTGGCACATTACGTCGCCAAGTAGCGACGTAATTAAGTAGGAGTCGTtcagttttcctttttttttcttttcttttccttttcatatttattgagttatggattattaattatgttattgTAATTGAGTCGGGCGTTTTATAAGCCtcgttcgggttttcttagttggttctttcccgaacgtATAGGTTAAGTCGAAGCAACCCTAGGGTCTTAGTATAAATAGGGCCACTCTTTCATTATTTGAGCTATCAATTAAACCATATTATTCTGGCCTAATTATTGTGCAATAAGAAACGCTACCCTAATTGCTGACGACGAGAATCTCTCTCGCGTACAGCCCTTTCTTGCTGGAAATCGCCGCCGACCCAGTCCTCCTGGGCGCCGGATAATTCCCGGTCGTGTTTCTTGCAAGTGTATTAATCCTCGTTAGGAGGATCGCTCTTAACAACGTATATGGGAAATTGGCTGCGCAGCCGtgattttgaacaatggaatattttttggtgcctcgggcctttctaaacaTAAAACCCCGATTGTTACTTGaaaatggcatgataaatatggATATTTTTGATAAACTGTTTttggcataagtccactgagtatgttATAGTACTTAGCCAATGGCGGACCCACATGTAAAGAGGGGAGGGCTTTAGCCCCTAATGAATccaatttttaacatttttttctattataaaattttaaattttattcatattttgaacATATTGGTATATAAAAGCctctaataatattttaaattacatgaaaatttatttttgtatagaattttgaaaatttagccCCTACTCAtgtttatttctgcgtccgcccctgtactcagccctgcatgtgttttccttatatgcaggttgagcggctACGAGCTTGGGGagatgttgagtcgagcttgAATGTCTGgttgttttcttattttttgaactttgagagtcgtatcttcacacatgacgtcactctttctcttgaacgcttctgGTGAGATAATACTATTTTTCGCAATTATATTTTGAACCCCTTTTACTCTTGGATCATAATTTATGAAATAGTAACTGTTTGCCGTTGGATTTAAGACATTACTCTTATTTTTTTCCTCCGTTATTTGAATATTAACTATTTTGGTCAAACACTTTTTAAAGTCCCATTAGTCGCGATTGCCCGCATTTATTGACCCTagaaagggcggtcgtgacactatTTGTTGATTAAACTTCACACTCTTTGAACGTTAGCCAACGAACCCTttcgaaaaaataaaaaaaaactaccttcaatttattttgttttgaatttttttagtaaGCATTATAATTCGATAAATGACGTGAGATATAGGTCATGCCAATATCACTGACGATTTGCAAATCCTAAATTGTCAAACTCATGACCTTCTATTTTCAGGTAAGAGCGCACTTAGCTAAttatggaatatggagtatttcaGATTCTACTTCTTCTGCCGCATTCTCATTTGGCTTGTTAATTAAAAAGTTACACAGTGGGTTTAGAATTTAAACGTTTTGGGAAATGATTAAAATATAGTGAAAATGGTGGACACAACACGACTTGCGACTTTGTAATGCATGCGCAGTTTACTTCCAGTTGATTATTTTGACCTATAAGTTGACTATTTTGTCAACATTTTTAATTGCAGTTGGTaaggaaataaaaattattatgtcAAATATTGATTGGTATTTTCATTGATACTAACTTCATCTAAAATAAGGATTTTTTTTCGTTCTGGTGGGATTCCGAGTCCATATTCttcatttatcaaataaaaagataattatTCTTGAGAAATGAGACATATAAATACGAACGCTTTCATAATTGCGCTAAATTCCATGTATAAGAAATTGACTAATAAGTATGTGGGTTTGAATCCTATTAATGCTAATTAAATTAGTCAATTTCTTATGCATAAAAAATGAGATTATATTAGATGATGATAGAACTTAGAAGTTGGGTTCTGTTAGGTCGagattttttagtttaattgagaattgagatatattttcagccactcatttacaacattttcaaaatgtttactgcaagtagattatgtcaactcgggggtattattgtcattagcctgcacatcaaatgtcaacatcttatagttgacattatatgtatatagttgacatgaattgtatatttagttgacattatatgtgtgtagttgacatgaattgtatatgtagttgaccaaaaaattaaaattaaaattaaaaattttaaaaaaattatttattgaataaaatgtaccatgaaattatcattatgctctttcataattaattaatctaaaaatattttccatgtggaaATTCGGAccattcatttaataaaaatgaatggcTCTCAATTCtgaattaggctaaaaaatctcaattgatcacccCTTAGAAGtatttaaatatgtatattagCTTAAATAGTTTCTTCTTCCAATAAAATAAACTCAGGTGGAGGTCGGGGTATTACTTTGTAAAAAAGTAGACCAATTAAACCTTAGAAATTTGATAATGCTATTTTACCAACCACCAACGAGAAAAAAAAGAGGGGGGATTTACAAGTTGCAGTTATACGCGGTAACAAACTAAATAAAGCCTCTCGATCTGTCTATATATATCCTTCCCTCCAATACAAATTTAATATCAACTCATTTCCTACAACCATTCATCACTTATACTACTTGCTAGTTTATCTCAATTGAAAAGAAGTTTTTGTTTAGAAATGGATGTGAAATGCAGAGGAGCATTTCTTCTTTTAGTTGTAGCTGCAGCAGCGTCGACATTCGGCGTTGCTTCAGCAAACAAGGAGTGGAGCACAGTGGCCGGGAACTGGAACCACACGGGGGCCGATTTCTGGTGGCAGAGGCACCCAAATGGAACTCAGGCGGCGTCCAAGCGATTGATAGTCGGTGGAGACCAAAACTGGCGTTTCGGGTTCAACTACACTAACTGGGCCATCAACAACGCCCCCTTCTTCTTAAACGACACCTTAGGTAATTAACATAATTGTTGCTTTGCCCAAAGCAGACAATATCATGCTACTGTAGAGTTCGAATGTGCATTAAATAACCCTCACACTGGTTGCATATATTCTCCATACTGCATGCACATTTTCTAATTATCCGATGTGTGATGATTTGAACCCTAACAATAAttgatataatataatttattatacaTCCATGAAATTGAATGCATGCAGTGTTCAAGTACGATCCACCAAACGACACCACATTCCCTCACAGTGTTTACCTGTTGCCTGATTTCTGGAGCTTCCAAAACTGTGACCTGAGAAGGGCGAGGAAGATCGGAGATGTGAACGCAGGCGGTGGTGATGGCTTCGAGTTCGTGCTCAAGAGGTGGCAGCCTTACTATTTCGCCTGCGGCCAACACGACGGCATCCACTGCAAAGATGGCCTCATGAAATTCGCTGTCTGGCCCTTGATCCGTTGGTTCTACTGATTATCAACAACAAATACTACCAAGATTGATTTTTGTTTCTGCAGTGCgtgtgattttgttattccacTACTTgactttgtttttcttttccatACTCCTTTTGTTACTCATCTTGCTACATCTACATTCATGAAGCAATATCTGTAACAAAAGAATTGAATTGTTGTTGATTTTGTATTCATCGCGTCAATCAAgtaatgtgtattttattaaaCATCGCTATTTGGCTTTTCACTTTATTGCtcaagagaaaataattaatattcctAACACACCCACACAACAAGAGATTTCAGAAAAAGGGTTTTAATTCactgattttttgaaatttaggattaaattcgctgacctttcgaaatatgAGACCGAGAGATGCGAATGTTTCGGAACAAaggatttttaaatttttctatcttttctcttcttttttattattattatttccatCTCAACATTTATGAATTATCCAAAATACCCTATAATTTCCACATATAGTTTTCTCTCTTTTGTGTCTGTTTCTTGAAATCGTCGACAATCTTCTTTGCCCTTCACTTCACATCTTTTCTCTTTCCCGACCTCATTCAGATTCCCTCGTCAGCTTTCATCATCAAATCAATGACCTaaacaaattttgaatttttttaaaaaaggggGAAAATGTCTGCTCCACCTCACTACAATTCAGCAGGCATATGTCTGATTCGAGCTACGGCAACCAGAAATTGGCGGCTCCGTCGTCGCTCAGATGCTACAAATCGCAGAAGCAGCGAGATTGGAACACGTTCGGGCAGTATCTGAAGAACCACAGCAGCCGCTGCAACGGGTCTCACCCTCGAATTCCTATGCTCCTCGACCAATTCGGGAAGATAAAGTTCCATGGCGGTGGCTGCCCCTGCGGAACACCAGAGATCCATGTCTTTCGCGAGTAGATCCTGATGAAGATTTGGATGCATCTTTATTTTTGGGTGAAAAGGAGAGGTATCGGAATCAAGAGACATCAGAATTGGGgtgaaaattatcaaaattgaaGTGAAAATATTGTAGGGTGATTTGGTCAATAACAAATATTGAGATGGAAATAAccagagaaaaaataaaaaaaattcaaaaatctcttattttgaaaaatttgcatGCCTCGATTCCTTATTCTGAAGGTCAGCAAATTTAAACATGAATTTAGAAAGGCCACTGAATTTAAACCTTCTGAAATCTCTCCTTACAAAGCTCTCATCTGATACGAAAAGCTTGTAAATTGATTCTGTCAGAAATGCCCCTCCCAAAATCTCTACTCAGAGTCAGAGCGCTCCACGTCCTCACTTGCCAATCCAAGCCGCTCACTTCGCTAcatcctccgccgccgccgccgccgccgccgccggcggATACCTTCCTCGTCGACAAGGCAGTATCAATTCTCAAATACCACCACCCTTCACTCCTCAACCCCTTAATCCCCCAATTCACCCCTGCAGCCGCCTCCTCTCTTCTCCTCCAATCCCAAAACGACCAGACCCTAATCCTTAAATTCCTCACTTGGGCTCGCGAATTTCCCTTTTTCGCCACCCACCTCCAATGCCTCTGCCTCTCCATACACATTCTCACTCGCTTCAAGCTCTACAAAACCGCCCAGACACTGGCGGAACAAGCCGCCCTCACTTTTCCCGCCGACCAAAGGAGCGATTCGGTCTTTTCGTGCCTTGTCGACACGTACCAGCTCTGCAATTCCAGCTCCGCGGTGGTTGATTTGATGGTAAAGGCCTTGTCTAATTTGAAGCAGATTGATAGAGCTTTAAATTTTGTGAATTTGGCTACAAATCATGGTTTCCAGCCTAGTGTGTTGTCATATAATTCGATTTTGGAGGCGATTATTCGGAGTAAGGCTTCTGGATTTGTTGAGTTAGCCAACACTGTGTATAATGACATGATGCATAAAGATGTTTCCCCCAATGTTTTTACTTACAATATATTGATCAGAGGGCTGTGTGCAAATAAGACTATTGATAGGGGGTTGGATTTCTTTGAGAAGATGGAGAAAAGGGGTTGTTTGCCCAATGTGGTTACATATAACACCTTGATGGATGCCTATTGTAAATCGGGCAACATCGATGGGGCGTATGCATTACTGGAACTGATGTGGGAAAAGAATTTGGAGCCTAATGTGATTACTTACAACGTTATCATAAATGGATTGTGTCGAGAAGGGAGGATGAAGGAGACGGGCAAGGTTTTTAATGATATGAAGGGTCAGGGCTTGGTTCCAAATGAAGTTACATATAATACACTTATCAATGGGTTCTGTAAAGAGGGGAACTTTCACCAAGCTCTTGTTTTACACGCGGAGATGGTTAGGAATGGCTTGTCTCCCACTGTAGTCACTTATACTTCTCTGATAAATAGTATGTGTAAAGCCAGAAACTTGCGTCGTGCCATGGAGTTCTTCGACCAGTTGCAGATCAGGGGATTGAACCCGAACGAGAAAACTTATACAACTTTAATTGATGGTTTCTGTCAGCAGGGGTTCATGGATGAAGCATACAgatttttaaatgaaatgataaACAGGGGCTTTTCACCCTCAATAGTGACATACAATGCATTGATCAACGGGCATTGTGTGGCAGGTAGAATCGACAATGGCATGGAAGTGATTAAAGATATGACTGCAAAAGGAGTTTCTCCAGATGTAGTAAGTTACAGTACAATCATATCAGGTTTCAGTAGAGATTCTCGTTTGGATGAGGCATTCCAAATGAAAGAGGAGATGGTTAAGAAGGGGATTTTTCCAGATGCTGTTACTTATTCGTCTTTGATGCAAGGTCTTTGTGCAGAGAGGAGACTAACCGATGCTCGTGAAATGTTTGAAGACATGTGGAGACTAGGTTCGCAGCCTGATAAGTGTACATATACTACTCTTATTAATGCTTGTTGTGCTGAAGATGATATGGAAAGTGCAATGTATCTCCACAATGAAATGATCAATAAAGGCGTTCTTCCTGATGTTGTTACCTACAGTGTGTTGATAAACGGGCTTAATAAGCAGGTTCGTAGTAAGGAAGCAAAGCGGCTGCTTTTCAAGCTGTTCTATGAAGAGCATGTTCCTTCTGATGTTACTTATGATTTGCTGATAGAGGGCTGTAGTAGCATTGAATTTCAGAGCAGCGTAGCACTTATGAAGGGATTTTGCTTGAAAGGTTTGATGAATAAAGCTGATCGAGTTTTTGAGGAAATGCTTCATAGCAACCACAAGCCTAGTGAAGCAGTTTACAATGTTCTCGTACATGGCCATTGTAAAGCAGGAAATTTGCAGAAAGCAATCGATCTATACATGGAAATGGTGCAACTCGAACTTGTTCCTCATGCTGTTACCATTATTGCTCTTGCTAGAGAACTTCACAAAGTGGGGTGGACGGAAGAGCTGAATCAAATTTTACAAGATACGTTAAAAAGCTGTAAAGTTATTGATGGTGACCGAGCCAAAGTCCTTTTGGAGGTGAATTACAAAGAAGGGAACATGGATAACGTTTTTCACATTCTGCAGGAGATGTCCAAGGATGGCCTGCTTCCCAATGATTTTAAGACTGCATAGGCTTGTGACgttatttttatagtattttatatgGCATCATTAAGCTGTTAGTGTAAAACAGAATAAGGGGCTGGGTATGCTACACATGTCGGACTTGCTTTTTCTCCCAAAATGAAGTTTTGAGTTATGACAGTGTGTCCAGATGGTAGTCAGTTTCGAGAAGATGAAAAGAATGGCTGCTAGCTTACTGAGCCATTGTGTTAACAGAAGCCATTCTTCTTTCCCAGCCGAATGAAAATGGTGAACCAGTGTCATATCTTTAGTGAGATAGACAAGGATGGCCTTGGTTTCAATTGAGGTAACAACAGCTTAGAGTTATGAACAGGCATGATGACTAGAGGAGTTGTATTTGGACAGAGTCTTGTATTTTCTTCACGATATTATCAAGAGTAAGCATAGTCGCCGGTTTATTGACTATTATCTGTTATGCCGGTAGTGTATTAAATCTACTACTGAATTATTTAACACAGACTGCATACAAATTCGAAGGGGGATAAGATACGCAATATTTGTTATTGTGGTATTGCTGAGACTACAAATGCCAAACTTATTAGTGCTGGAGGAAGCTCTCTCTCCACAAATTTATTGGTAATGGTGTTGCATTTGCATACCTCTTGTTGGCTGAACCATGGCTACCATGGAGTCTTCACTGCTGTCTCCATTTTAGCCATTGAATACATTTTAGTCTTCAAACCGATAAGAGCATCCCAACCCCGTCCCCGATTCATGCCCCAaatcccctccacgtcatcattcacTTAAATTTAAATCCCAGCacacaactattaaattgcactattaaCAATTTCAACATATTTTACTTGTAAAAATTAAAACCGTTGAACAATTATAGcaccaaaaattcatttttaattcaaaaataataaattataaactaaaaaaaattaaaaattagaacataaaaaaaatgcaaaaaaaaataaaaattagaaaatcacGTGGGGAGCTTCGTCGCCCATCTccctctccccctcccacttcttCCCCTTCCAAAACCCTAAAAAATCAGAAATTGGGGCAACGGGTCACGGCCTGCTTCACCTCCAACGCCGGACCGGGACTCTCGAATTGTGGCACAGGCGCTGGCCCGGGACGCGACTGCGTCACCGGGACCGTTCCAGGCCGGAAATTGGGGTGGTTTAACGCTGGGGGCCGCGGGCCGGGACCCAAGTGCGGTCCGGCCCGCAGCGTTGATGCTCGGAATTCAAATGATTCTAGGTGATCAAATCATCTGTTCTTCATTTAAGATCGAAGGAGGACCAGAATACACGATTGTGTTCATTGTTGAATCTCAATAGTGGCTGTTTTCTTCAAATTGTCTTTTAAGCTTGCGTAAAATTATTGTAGTACTAAAGTCTAGCATCCACTATGCTGTCCCCACCGTTCATTAATCGTCCCTTAAACTATTATTTGAGAGTCTCAgtgtactttattcctccatcccttaactaagggacggaacctgcaacgctccgtcccttaaccatccctccatcccttaatttactattcattcaatttcattttttattttttttccaacacaattcaattaaaacaaacacacttcattaaaattaaaataacattatagcataaaataaaaatacaacttaaaatttaaaaaaaaaaacataattaaaatcttaaaaaaataaaaatgacataatttaaaatacaattttatatgtacatccttgaatgttttatatttcacTTCCGATGTGGGATTACTATTCATtcttggatgtctctataaaagagaaacaaccaagaatgattttgtctcacatcgaaagtgaaacataaaacattcaaggatattgtctctataaaagaagaacaaccaagaatgattttatcctacatcgaaagtgaaacataaaacattcaaggttgtctctataaaagagaagcaaccaagaatgactttgtcccacattgaaagtggaacataaaacattcaaggttgtctctataaaagagaagcaaccaagaatgactttgtcccacatcgaaagtgaaacataaaacattcaaggttgtctctataaaagaaaagCAACCacgaatgactttgtcccacatcgaaagtggaacataaaacattcaaggttgtctctataaaagagaagcaaccaagaatgactttgtcccacattgaaagtggaacataaaacattcaaggttgtctctataaaagagaagcaaccaagaatgactttgtcccacatcgaaagtgaaacataaaacattcaaggttgtctctataaaagaaaagCAACCacgaatgactttgtcccacatcgaaagtggaacataaaacattcaaggttgtctctataaaagagaagcaaccaagaatgactttgtcccacttcgaaagtgaaacataaaacattcaaggttgtctctataaaagagaaagcaaccaagaatgagtttaatAAATTCGCAAGCTCATCAAATACATATGGgatattacgaatttcttgtatttatttatttgtaaaaattgtttttaaatataaaaacaatttttataaataaaaagtattttttttaaaattcaatttttttaaaaaaattgatttattgcgtcagcgtgacgacgcccactcgcggggccggcgagtgggcgtcacgtgGCGAGA
It contains:
- the LOC121788037 gene encoding blue copper protein 1b-like yields the protein MDVKCRGAFLLLVVAAAASTFGVASANKEWSTVAGNWNHTGADFWWQRHPNGTQAASKRLIVGGDQNWRFGFNYTNWAINNAPFFLNDTLVFKYDPPNDTTFPHSVYLLPDFWSFQNCDLRRARKIGDVNAGGGDGFEFVLKRWQPYYFACGQHDGIHCKDGLMKFAVWPLIRWFY
- the LOC121788028 gene encoding pentatricopeptide repeat-containing protein At5g39710-like, whose product is MPLPKSLLRVRALHVLTCQSKPLTSLHPPPPPPPPPPADTFLVDKAVSILKYHHPSLLNPLIPQFTPAAASSLLLQSQNDQTLILKFLTWAREFPFFATHLQCLCLSIHILTRFKLYKTAQTLAEQAALTFPADQRSDSVFSCLVDTYQLCNSSSAVVDLMVKALSNLKQIDRALNFVNLATNHGFQPSVLSYNSILEAIIRSKASGFVELANTVYNDMMHKDVSPNVFTYNILIRGLCANKTIDRGLDFFEKMEKRGCLPNVVTYNTLMDAYCKSGNIDGAYALLELMWEKNLEPNVITYNVIINGLCREGRMKETGKVFNDMKGQGLVPNEVTYNTLINGFCKEGNFHQALVLHAEMVRNGLSPTVVTYTSLINSMCKARNLRRAMEFFDQLQIRGLNPNEKTYTTLIDGFCQQGFMDEAYRFLNEMINRGFSPSIVTYNALINGHCVAGRIDNGMEVIKDMTAKGVSPDVVSYSTIISGFSRDSRLDEAFQMKEEMVKKGIFPDAVTYSSLMQGLCAERRLTDAREMFEDMWRLGSQPDKCTYTTLINACCAEDDMESAMYLHNEMINKGVLPDVVTYSVLINGLNKQVRSKEAKRLLFKLFYEEHVPSDVTYDLLIEGCSSIEFQSSVALMKGFCLKGLMNKADRVFEEMLHSNHKPSEAVYNVLVHGHCKAGNLQKAIDLYMEMVQLELVPHAVTIIALARELHKVGWTEELNQILQDTLKSCKVIDGDRAKVLLEVNYKEGNMDNVFHILQEMSKDGLLPNDFKTA